The Shinella zoogloeoides genome includes a region encoding these proteins:
- a CDS encoding choline dehydrogenase → MPFSQELTRATVELRQIRSGNHKTTTASGMSKISKTPSRGTYDYIIIGSGSAGSVLAGRLSEDGKQRVLLLEAGPSDQHIHIRMPAALPLPLANDRFNWFYTSEPEPYLDNRTVLEARGRVLGGSSSINGMNWVRGNPWDYDNWEALGLTGWSYKDVLPYFRKAETSDKGSNKYRGGKGPMIIETCKADSPLYRAFLKAGEQAGHPYIEDHNALRQEGVHITQRNVGHGIRWSTSQAYIHAQPKRDNLDVVVSAKVTKIEFNGNRAVAVKATISGKAYSINVDREVLLAAGALNSPQLLMLSGIGDAGELRKLSIPVVKDLPGVGRGLKDHVAAPVQYRATKPVSVVGQLTTFGKLKLGLQWLLAKTGLGATNFFEVGGFFRTDPKFTVPNVQLEFVPLIGEMQHGSVNLENGFQYFMSLMRPKSEGRVWLASADPNVAPKFVFNFLQDEEDQKQAIAAIREIRRIVAQPAWDDIRGEEVTPGKQVQSDEELLAFLRKEAGTNYHPCCSCRMGTDDMSVVDTHAKVHGFENLRVIDASIMPAIVSGNLNAPVIMMAEKLADDILGKKLPQEVADYYQPEVA, encoded by the coding sequence ATGCCATTCTCACAGGAACTCACGCGGGCGACCGTCGAACTACGACAGATACGCTCAGGCAACCACAAGACCACGACGGCATCCGGCATGAGCAAGATTTCAAAAACGCCCTCCAGAGGCACCTACGACTACATCATCATCGGCTCCGGCTCCGCCGGCAGCGTTCTGGCAGGCCGGCTGTCCGAAGACGGCAAGCAACGGGTGCTCCTACTCGAAGCAGGCCCCTCGGACCAGCACATTCACATCCGCATGCCCGCTGCGCTGCCGCTGCCGCTGGCCAATGACCGCTTCAACTGGTTCTACACCTCCGAGCCTGAACCGTATCTCGACAACAGGACCGTCCTTGAAGCGCGAGGCCGCGTTCTCGGCGGCTCGTCCTCGATCAACGGCATGAACTGGGTTCGCGGCAATCCCTGGGATTACGACAACTGGGAAGCGCTCGGCCTCACGGGCTGGAGCTACAAGGATGTCCTTCCCTACTTCCGTAAAGCGGAAACGTCAGACAAGGGCTCGAATAAGTATCGCGGCGGCAAAGGCCCGATGATCATCGAGACCTGCAAGGCCGACAGCCCCTTGTACAGGGCGTTCTTGAAAGCAGGCGAACAGGCGGGACATCCCTATATCGAGGACCACAACGCGCTTCGTCAGGAAGGTGTCCATATCACCCAGCGCAATGTCGGCCACGGTATCCGCTGGAGCACGTCGCAGGCCTACATTCACGCACAGCCGAAGCGGGACAATCTCGACGTCGTCGTCAGCGCGAAAGTCACCAAGATCGAGTTCAACGGCAACCGTGCCGTCGCCGTCAAGGCGACCATCTCCGGCAAGGCATATTCGATCAATGTGGACAGGGAAGTTCTTCTCGCCGCCGGCGCGCTCAACTCTCCACAGCTCCTGATGCTGAGCGGTATCGGCGACGCCGGGGAACTGCGCAAGCTGTCCATTCCGGTCGTCAAGGATCTGCCGGGCGTCGGGCGTGGCCTGAAGGATCACGTCGCCGCCCCCGTCCAGTATCGCGCGACCAAGCCGGTCTCGGTCGTCGGCCAGCTTACCACCTTCGGCAAGCTCAAGCTCGGCTTGCAGTGGCTTCTGGCCAAGACGGGCCTGGGCGCCACAAACTTCTTCGAGGTCGGCGGCTTCTTCCGCACCGATCCGAAATTCACGGTTCCGAACGTGCAGCTGGAATTCGTTCCGCTCATCGGCGAGATGCAGCACGGTTCGGTCAATCTGGAGAATGGCTTCCAGTATTTCATGAGCCTGATGCGACCCAAGAGCGAAGGCCGCGTCTGGCTTGCGAGCGCCGATCCGAACGTCGCACCGAAATTCGTCTTCAACTTCCTTCAGGACGAGGAAGACCAGAAGCAGGCGATCGCGGCCATCAGGGAAATCCGCCGCATCGTCGCCCAGCCCGCCTGGGACGACATTCGCGGCGAAGAAGTCACGCCGGGCAAGCAGGTCCAGTCGGATGAAGAACTGCTTGCATTCCTCAGGAAGGAAGCCGGCACCAACTACCATCCCTGCTGCAGCTGCCGCATGGGTACCGACGACATGTCCGTGGTGGACACCCATGCGAAGGTCCACGGCTTCGAGAATCTCCGCGTCATCGACGCGTCGATCATGCCCGCCATCGTCAGCGGCAATCTGAACGCCCCCGTCATCATGATGGCTGAAAAACTCGCGGACGACATTCTCGGCAAAAAGCTGCCGCAGGAGGTCGCCGACTACTATCAGCCGGAAGTCGCGTAA
- a CDS encoding carbohydrate ABC transporter permease: MAKSGTINAPALQLGATKAVRAGEKSVPTLLLAPTMIIMTIVGLYPLLHSLYISLTNYNPTFGTSYSFIGFANYARAFGDGQFWYSVGLTLAFTAISVALSLTLAVLLALLFNQYRFGFVVLRTFLLIPMLITPIAVGITWRTMMMPDLGVLNYLLSLIGVSHLSWASSPSSALASVILVDVWQWTPFMFIIIFAGLRSLPKSPFEAAAIDGAGHLATFMNVTLPMLKPVIVIATLLRIVDAFRTYDTVYIITRGGPDFATDLLSVYLQRVNFRIFDLGYGSALSWIALVIVLVVVLVFVNLTGFLKLVADKENR, encoded by the coding sequence ATGGCCAAAAGTGGCACCATCAACGCGCCGGCTTTGCAGCTGGGTGCGACGAAGGCGGTCCGCGCGGGCGAGAAGAGCGTTCCTACGCTCCTGCTTGCGCCGACGATGATCATCATGACGATCGTCGGCCTCTATCCGCTGCTGCATTCGCTCTACATATCGCTGACCAATTACAACCCGACATTCGGCACGTCCTACTCGTTTATCGGGTTCGCGAACTACGCCCGCGCCTTCGGCGATGGCCAGTTCTGGTACTCCGTCGGCCTGACCCTCGCCTTCACGGCAATCAGCGTCGCGCTTTCCCTGACGTTGGCCGTGCTTCTGGCGCTGCTGTTCAATCAGTACCGTTTCGGCTTCGTGGTCCTGCGCACCTTCCTGCTCATTCCGATGCTGATCACGCCGATCGCCGTCGGCATCACATGGCGCACGATGATGATGCCTGATCTCGGCGTCCTGAACTATTTGCTCTCGCTGATCGGTGTGAGCCATCTGTCCTGGGCCAGTTCACCCTCGAGCGCGCTCGCCTCGGTGATCCTCGTCGACGTCTGGCAGTGGACGCCGTTCATGTTCATCATCATCTTCGCAGGGCTCCGCTCTCTCCCCAAGAGCCCGTTCGAAGCCGCCGCGATCGATGGGGCAGGGCACCTTGCCACGTTCATGAACGTGACCCTGCCGATGCTGAAGCCGGTGATCGTCATTGCGACCCTTCTTCGCATCGTCGACGCCTTCCGCACCTATGACACCGTCTACATCATCACGCGCGGCGGCCCGGACTTCGCGACGGACCTCCTCAGCGTCTATCTCCAGCGGGTGAACTTCCGCATCTTCGATCTGGGCTACGGCTCGGCGCTCTCGTGGATCGCCCTTGTCATCGTGCTCGTCGTCGTCCTCGTCTTCGTGAATCTCACCGGCTTCCTGAAGCTGGTCGCCGACAAAGAAAACCGCTGA
- a CDS encoding carbohydrate ABC transporter permease yields the protein MSNSRILKSGAGALAAYGLAIAAALFFAFPIFWMVTSSFKSEVDISAYPPVWSFSPTLANYTQLFTELNAWQALLNSALIVGLATCIAMAAGTMAAYALARFDVKGKEFLAFEILSLRMLPPIVSVIPMFIIARQLGIFDTPWLLIAAYALSGLPFVVWVMRVFIQDIPQSIEEAAMIDGCSRFETFWRVTLPLLLPGLAATMVIVFMFAWNEFLLASMLTSQEAKTLPVIAANAIKPKAIAWGLASAAGVMMSLPVVVLVLLMQRYLVRGLTLGAVKG from the coding sequence ATGTCGAACAGCCGAATTCTCAAGAGCGGCGCCGGCGCGCTGGCTGCATATGGCTTGGCGATCGCCGCCGCGCTCTTCTTCGCGTTCCCGATTTTCTGGATGGTGACTTCCTCCTTCAAGAGCGAAGTCGACATTTCGGCCTATCCCCCGGTCTGGAGCTTCTCGCCGACCCTGGCGAACTATACACAGCTCTTCACCGAGCTGAACGCATGGCAGGCCCTGCTGAACAGCGCGCTGATCGTCGGCCTCGCCACCTGCATCGCGATGGCGGCGGGAACGATGGCGGCCTACGCGCTCGCCCGCTTCGACGTCAAGGGCAAGGAATTCCTCGCCTTCGAGATCCTTTCGCTCCGCATGCTGCCGCCGATCGTGAGCGTCATTCCGATGTTCATCATCGCCCGCCAGCTGGGGATTTTCGATACGCCCTGGCTGCTGATCGCGGCTTACGCCCTCTCCGGCCTGCCCTTCGTCGTCTGGGTCATGCGCGTCTTCATCCAGGATATTCCGCAGTCCATCGAGGAGGCGGCCATGATCGACGGCTGCAGCCGCTTCGAAACCTTCTGGCGCGTCACGCTTCCGCTTCTGTTGCCGGGCCTCGCCGCGACGATGGTCATCGTCTTCATGTTCGCCTGGAACGAGTTCCTGCTCGCCAGCATGCTGACCTCGCAGGAGGCCAAGACGCTTCCCGTCATCGCCGCCAACGCGATCAAGCCAAAGGCCATCGCCTGGGGGCTCGCCTCCGCAGCCGGCGTGATGATGTCGCTTCCCGTCGTCGTCCTCGTTCTTCTGATGCAACGCTACCTCGTCCGCGGCCTCACGCTCGGCGCGGTCAAAGGGTAA
- a CDS encoding aldehyde dehydrogenase family protein — MTVREYGLWINGGWLKTARTIERTSPAHGAPLARFAEGGEGEVGAAVAAARAAFDNRSIWSGIPGSERAKAITRWLELIVRDTDRLATIEAEEVGKPIRFAKGETEWAIELGRYAAALAYQIPGDLVNNIGDANLGLVSREPRGVIGMITPWNFPLVTLFQKLPFALAAGCTVVIKPSELTAGTTLEVAALAREAGIPDGVINVVTGSGRTVGEALTGHPGVDMISFTGSTVVGKRIAQRCAEQMKRVGLELGGKAANIVFADADIDSAIDGIAFGYILNQGEECVQGTRLLIEESIADDFIRQLVERSRKIRIGLPDDEQADVGALIHEQHMEKVLGYIRTGVEQGAKLEIGGERLTDNGLGKGYFVAPTIFSGVTPEMTIFREEIFGPVLAVTTFKTAEEAIRFANDTNYGLGNGVWTKDIDKAIQVSRELKSGTVYVNTFLETSVQMPFGGFKESGLGRENGMDGLLEFTEVKSTFIKLGKRGYALPHTV; from the coding sequence ATGACCGTTAGAGAATATGGATTGTGGATCAACGGCGGGTGGCTCAAGACAGCCAGGACGATTGAACGGACTTCGCCCGCTCACGGTGCGCCGCTCGCCCGTTTCGCGGAAGGTGGCGAAGGGGAGGTCGGTGCGGCCGTCGCGGCAGCTCGGGCAGCCTTCGACAACCGGTCGATCTGGTCCGGCATTCCCGGTTCGGAGCGCGCCAAAGCTATCACCCGCTGGCTTGAACTGATCGTGCGCGACACCGACAGGCTCGCGACGATCGAGGCCGAGGAAGTCGGCAAGCCCATTCGCTTCGCGAAGGGCGAGACGGAATGGGCCATCGAGCTCGGGCGTTACGCTGCCGCTCTCGCCTACCAGATTCCGGGCGACCTCGTGAACAATATCGGGGATGCGAACCTCGGCCTGGTGAGCCGCGAGCCCCGCGGCGTCATCGGCATGATCACGCCCTGGAATTTCCCGCTCGTCACGCTCTTCCAGAAGCTTCCCTTCGCGCTGGCAGCTGGCTGCACGGTCGTCATCAAGCCGTCGGAGCTGACCGCGGGCACGACGCTGGAAGTCGCTGCGCTCGCCAGGGAAGCCGGCATTCCGGACGGCGTGATCAACGTCGTGACAGGCTCCGGCCGTACCGTTGGCGAGGCGCTCACGGGTCACCCCGGTGTCGACATGATTTCCTTCACGGGTTCGACCGTGGTCGGCAAGCGGATCGCGCAGCGTTGTGCAGAGCAGATGAAGCGCGTCGGCCTGGAGCTCGGTGGCAAGGCGGCGAACATCGTCTTCGCCGATGCCGACATCGACTCGGCCATCGACGGCATCGCATTCGGCTATATTCTCAACCAGGGTGAGGAATGCGTTCAAGGGACCCGCCTGCTGATAGAGGAGTCCATTGCCGACGATTTCATCAGGCAGCTTGTCGAGCGCTCGCGGAAAATCCGTATCGGCCTGCCGGACGACGAACAAGCTGACGTCGGTGCGCTCATCCACGAGCAGCACATGGAAAAGGTACTCGGCTACATCAGGACGGGTGTCGAGCAAGGTGCAAAACTGGAGATCGGCGGCGAACGCCTGACCGATAATGGTCTCGGCAAGGGCTATTTCGTTGCTCCGACCATCTTCTCCGGCGTTACGCCGGAAATGACGATCTTCCGCGAAGAGATTTTCGGACCGGTTCTTGCCGTCACCACTTTCAAGACCGCGGAGGAAGCAATCAGGTTTGCGAACGACACCAATTACGGACTCGGCAACGGCGTCTGGACGAAGGACATCGACAAGGCGATCCAGGTCTCCCGTGAACTCAAGAGCGGGACGGTCTACGTCAACACCTTCCTCGAAACCTCGGTTCAGATGCCGTTCGGCGGCTTCAAGGAAAGCGGTCTCGGCCGCGAGAACGGCATGGATGGCCTTCTTGAGTTCACCGAGGTGAAGTCGACGTTCATCAAGCTGGGCAAGCGCGGCTACGCATTGCCTCACACGGTCTAA
- a CDS encoding proline racemase family protein, with protein MRFSKMVNVVGAHAAGELNEVITGGVLPVPGKTIFEKMQYLERNGDELRQFLLHEPRGKVSQCVNLVLPATHPDADAGFIIMESEYYVPMSGTNTICTATVLLETGMVPMIEPVTTLTLEAPAGLVRVTAQCRDGKCESITFDNVPAFTMALDRTIEVPGLGSMVVDVAYGGMIYVLVDAQKLGYGITQDEAAELVDVGEKIKLAAAEQIPAVHPENPEIHTINQTLFAGPLRTENGVKRAKNTVIVSPGRHDRSPCGTGTSARLAVMHAKGQIGVGEKFVHESIIGTEFIGEILGTTTVAGQTAVRPAITGSAWITAFHQYVLDPRDPFPTGYKLGDTWKTPT; from the coding sequence ATGCGCTTCAGCAAAATGGTCAATGTCGTCGGCGCCCACGCGGCAGGCGAGCTGAATGAAGTCATAACGGGCGGCGTTCTTCCCGTCCCCGGCAAGACTATTTTCGAGAAGATGCAGTATCTGGAGAGGAACGGTGACGAGCTTCGTCAGTTTCTCCTCCATGAGCCGCGTGGCAAGGTCTCGCAGTGCGTGAACCTTGTGCTGCCGGCCACCCATCCGGATGCCGACGCGGGCTTCATCATCATGGAGTCGGAATATTACGTCCCCATGTCCGGCACGAACACCATCTGCACGGCTACCGTTCTTCTCGAAACGGGCATGGTGCCGATGATCGAGCCCGTGACGACGCTCACGCTCGAGGCGCCGGCAGGTCTGGTGCGCGTAACGGCGCAATGCCGTGACGGCAAATGTGAAAGCATTACGTTCGACAACGTGCCCGCCTTCACCATGGCGCTGGACAGGACGATCGAGGTTCCCGGCCTGGGCTCGATGGTCGTCGATGTCGCCTATGGCGGCATGATCTACGTCCTCGTCGATGCCCAGAAGTTGGGCTACGGCATCACCCAGGACGAGGCCGCCGAACTGGTCGATGTCGGCGAGAAGATCAAGCTGGCGGCGGCCGAGCAGATACCTGCCGTCCACCCGGAAAACCCGGAAATCCACACCATCAACCAGACACTGTTCGCCGGCCCGCTCCGTACCGAGAACGGCGTCAAGCGGGCGAAGAATACAGTGATCGTTTCCCCCGGCAGGCATGACCGGTCGCCCTGCGGAACGGGCACGAGCGCGCGGCTTGCCGTGATGCACGCGAAGGGGCAGATCGGCGTCGGCGAAAAGTTCGTGCACGAATCCATCATCGGCACCGAGTTCATCGGCGAAATTCTCGGAACGACGACCGTGGCGGGGCAGACCGCCGTGCGGCCGGCGATCACGGGCTCGGCCTGGATCACCGCTTTCCACCAGTACGTCCTGGATCCGCGCGACCCGTTCCCGACCGGTTACAAGCTGGGCGACACCTGGAAGACACCAACCTGA
- a CDS encoding ABC transporter substrate-binding protein, producing the protein MHGHFTPELKRRTLLKMLAIGAAATTLSPATRAWAASTLNILNSNTAWAGALTGGVAKAYTGAQITGEGNPYEAHYEKLLIELSQGSSTFDIFTTDNLWIRQPLRNGWASAFEDIRAEDASLPEISVSKLAPASTTYTEYDGKRWGLPLVMTTPVFVYRKDLFEKAGITKVPTNWDEYRDAAEKLHSDDVAGNVLLLGGQDAHMSGDWGSRLIGMTKIAPNDDGVLDENNKVVFNSEGQGARAIERLREVLPFTPKGVEGFDYAEGSSIMQQGKAAMMITWSDVIVGIEDGPFKGKFGYTVSPTEKFEQQMVGGWSILINAASENKAEAYKFLKWMSEGQAYELFRENGESSLCLQADIDNPEIVAKVPMLQAFRDFPARGTTPVSIPPYRLTNAVEVQRVLYENILAGVNGRKTPQQAMEDAEAALASVIRT; encoded by the coding sequence ATGCATGGACATTTCACACCTGAACTCAAGCGCCGAACTCTGCTCAAGATGCTGGCCATCGGGGCGGCGGCGACAACGCTATCTCCAGCGACCCGCGCATGGGCCGCGAGCACGTTGAACATCCTGAACAGCAACACCGCCTGGGCCGGCGCTCTTACCGGCGGCGTCGCGAAGGCATATACCGGCGCGCAGATCACGGGCGAAGGCAATCCTTATGAAGCCCATTACGAGAAGCTGCTGATCGAACTCAGCCAGGGTTCCAGCACCTTCGATATCTTCACCACCGACAATCTCTGGATCCGGCAGCCGCTGCGCAACGGCTGGGCAAGCGCGTTCGAGGATATCCGCGCGGAAGACGCCTCGCTGCCGGAAATCAGCGTGAGCAAACTTGCGCCTGCCTCGACGACCTATACGGAGTACGACGGCAAGCGCTGGGGCCTGCCGCTCGTCATGACGACCCCGGTCTTCGTCTATCGCAAGGATCTGTTCGAAAAGGCCGGCATCACGAAGGTGCCGACGAACTGGGACGAATATCGCGACGCGGCCGAGAAGCTGCATTCGGATGACGTCGCGGGCAACGTCCTGCTGCTCGGCGGTCAGGACGCGCATATGAGCGGCGACTGGGGCAGCCGCCTGATAGGCATGACCAAGATCGCCCCGAACGACGACGGCGTGCTCGACGAGAACAACAAGGTGGTGTTCAATTCCGAGGGCCAGGGCGCCCGCGCGATCGAGCGCCTGCGCGAGGTGCTGCCCTTCACGCCGAAGGGCGTCGAAGGCTTCGACTATGCGGAAGGCTCCTCCATCATGCAGCAGGGCAAGGCTGCAATGATGATCACCTGGTCGGACGTCATCGTCGGCATCGAGGACGGTCCGTTCAAGGGCAAGTTCGGTTACACCGTCTCGCCGACGGAGAAGTTCGAACAGCAGATGGTCGGCGGCTGGTCGATCCTCATCAATGCCGCGTCGGAAAACAAGGCGGAGGCCTACAAGTTCCTCAAGTGGATGAGTGAAGGACAGGCCTATGAGCTGTTCCGCGAGAACGGTGAGTCGTCGCTTTGCCTCCAGGCGGACATCGACAATCCTGAAATCGTCGCCAAGGTGCCGATGCTGCAGGCTTTCCGGGACTTCCCGGCACGCGGTACGACCCCGGTTTCGATCCCGCCGTATCGCCTGACCAATGCGGTCGAAGTGCAGCGGGTGCTCTACGAAAACATCCTTGCGGGCGTGAACGGTCGCAAGACACCTCAACAGGCGATGGAAGACGCCGAGGCCGCGCTGGCTTCCGTCATCCGCACCTGA
- a CDS encoding cupin domain-containing protein, with protein MENKAEETPAKGDLLILKPEEGKNFWQPVPANGHISVRISPDFLGVETPFSLGTQTLPPQGYVREHAHPVHDEVLHFISGRGKAVVEGVEYPAEPGVTIFVGRNRKHMFINTSEDQELHWLWFIQPNGLEHFFEEIGRPMQPGEAAPEPFARPENVLEIEQRTAFVAADKL; from the coding sequence ATGGAAAACAAAGCAGAAGAGACCCCGGCCAAGGGCGACTTGCTGATCCTCAAGCCCGAAGAGGGCAAGAACTTCTGGCAGCCGGTTCCCGCCAACGGCCACATCTCCGTCAGGATTTCTCCCGACTTCCTCGGCGTAGAGACGCCGTTCAGCCTCGGGACGCAAACCTTGCCGCCGCAGGGCTACGTGCGTGAGCACGCGCATCCGGTACACGATGAAGTTCTGCATTTCATCTCCGGCCGTGGCAAGGCTGTCGTCGAGGGCGTCGAATATCCCGCGGAACCCGGCGTGACGATCTTCGTCGGCCGCAACCGGAAACACATGTTCATCAACACGTCCGAGGACCAGGAACTGCATTGGCTCTGGTTCATCCAGCCGAACGGCCTCGAACATTTCTTCGAGGAGATCGGCCGCCCGATGCAGCCGGGCGAGGCGGCGCCGGAGCCGTTCGCACGGCCTGAAAACGTACTGGAGATCGAGCAGCGCACGGCATTCGTCGCAGCCGACAAACTCTAA
- a CDS encoding LacI family DNA-binding transcriptional regulator, giving the protein MKNKRQTGRGVTVHDVAKLANVSIATVSRVLNKPENVNKEMSERVLKAAAQLGYTTNSAGKALRLARTRTIGTLLPRLDDPIFSELAHGIQETLFAQDYAGFLQTSGYDNTTIFDAAFRLFNRGAEGLLVFGRVDDKRLLEFIEKNPIPVLQVYSYLEGHPLPSVGIDNAKCTQKIAELMLQFGHKDIALISGPTQGNDRQQSRLNAYEQMMRDHDLNTVMQVVQPGYTINDGGLAFRRIIEQNPKVTAVMCNTGLLACGVLSECRKLGIDVPRQMSVSGFEDMSFAPLLYQPLTTLSVPVGDMGRYAARAMIASLEQGESLTSMQFETSLILRNSITVPPKASDRAA; this is encoded by the coding sequence ATGAAAAACAAACGTCAGACCGGGCGCGGGGTAACGGTTCACGATGTGGCGAAGTTGGCAAACGTATCCATCGCCACGGTCTCTCGCGTGCTCAACAAGCCGGAGAATGTGAACAAGGAAATGTCTGAGCGGGTGCTTAAGGCCGCGGCACAGCTTGGATACACGACAAATTCCGCCGGCAAGGCCCTGCGCCTGGCGCGCACCCGCACGATCGGTACGCTCCTGCCACGTCTCGACGACCCGATCTTTTCCGAACTGGCGCACGGCATCCAGGAAACGCTCTTCGCGCAAGACTATGCGGGCTTTCTTCAGACATCGGGCTACGACAATACAACGATTTTCGACGCCGCATTCAGGCTGTTCAACCGCGGAGCTGAAGGATTACTTGTATTTGGACGGGTAGACGACAAACGCTTGCTGGAGTTCATCGAGAAAAACCCGATTCCGGTGCTACAGGTATATTCTTACCTAGAGGGTCACCCTCTGCCCTCCGTCGGAATCGATAATGCAAAATGCACGCAGAAAATCGCGGAGCTCATGCTCCAGTTCGGGCACAAGGACATCGCGCTGATCTCCGGCCCAACGCAAGGCAACGACAGGCAGCAATCCCGACTGAATGCATATGAGCAGATGATGCGGGACCACGACCTGAATACGGTCATGCAGGTCGTTCAGCCCGGATATACCATCAATGACGGCGGGCTGGCGTTTCGCAGGATTATCGAGCAAAATCCAAAGGTTACGGCCGTAATGTGCAACACCGGCCTTTTGGCCTGCGGGGTTCTCTCGGAGTGCCGGAAACTCGGGATCGACGTTCCCCGCCAGATGTCCGTGAGCGGCTTTGAAGACATGAGCTTCGCACCCCTTCTTTACCAACCGCTGACGACCCTGTCGGTCCCCGTCGGAGACATGGGGCGCTACGCTGCACGCGCAATGATCGCAAGCCTTGAGCAAGGCGAAAGCCTGACCTCCATGCAGTTCGAGACCAGCCTGATCTTGCGCAATTCCATTACCGTACCCCCGAAGGCGTCCGACCGCGCGGCATAA
- a CDS encoding ABC transporter ATP-binding protein, whose amino-acid sequence MAINIDTVYKQFGALKVVNGVSVDIKDGEFFVMLGPSGCGKTTTLRMVAGLELPTAGRISIDGADMTYAEPRHRDIAMAFQDYGLYPNMTVFKNIEFPLKIRKLDVRERARKVEDTAEKLGLGELLQRKPSQLSGGQRQRVSLARALVRNPKVFLMDEPLSNLDAKLRAVMRTEIKKLVTNLGITTIYVTHDQIEAMAMADRIAVMSRGNMVQVASPLEIYDRPKTRFVAEFIGSPPMNLFPAQLKAGGTVTCILPNFAHSLCEDERAFAAQIVDGNGGLLLGIRPEHLIVAKAGAQGATDALVELVEPLGQTTNIYVSVGDVRFVIVTDRTTVKAGDTIGVVAPSELLRVVANDDAVVRH is encoded by the coding sequence ATGGCAATCAATATCGATACCGTCTACAAGCAGTTCGGCGCACTGAAGGTCGTCAACGGCGTTTCCGTCGATATCAAGGACGGCGAGTTCTTCGTGATGCTCGGTCCTTCGGGCTGCGGAAAGACCACGACCCTGCGCATGGTCGCCGGCCTGGAGCTGCCTACAGCCGGCCGCATCAGCATCGACGGCGCCGACATGACCTACGCCGAGCCTCGCCACCGCGATATCGCCATGGCGTTCCAGGACTACGGTCTCTACCCGAACATGACGGTCTTCAAGAACATCGAGTTTCCCCTGAAGATCCGCAAGCTCGACGTCCGCGAGCGTGCACGCAAGGTGGAGGACACCGCTGAAAAGCTCGGGCTTGGCGAACTGCTCCAGCGCAAGCCATCGCAGCTTTCGGGAGGCCAGCGTCAGCGCGTTTCGCTCGCGCGGGCGCTCGTTCGCAACCCCAAGGTATTCCTCATGGACGAGCCGTTGTCCAATCTTGACGCAAAGCTGCGCGCCGTCATGCGCACGGAGATCAAGAAGCTCGTCACGAACCTCGGCATCACCACGATCTACGTCACGCACGACCAGATCGAAGCGATGGCGATGGCGGACCGTATCGCGGTCATGAGCAGGGGCAACATGGTCCAGGTGGCCTCGCCGCTCGAAATCTATGACCGGCCCAAGACGCGCTTCGTCGCGGAGTTCATCGGGTCGCCGCCGATGAACCTGTTCCCCGCGCAGCTCAAGGCCGGTGGCACCGTTACCTGCATCCTTCCGAACTTTGCCCATTCGCTTTGCGAAGACGAGCGCGCGTTTGCAGCACAGATCGTTGACGGCAACGGCGGCCTGCTCCTGGGCATCCGGCCGGAGCACCTGATCGTTGCGAAAGCCGGCGCACAGGGCGCGACGGACGCGCTTGTCGAGCTGGTCGAGCCGCTCGGGCAGACCACGAACATCTATGTCAGCGTGGGTGACGTCCGCTTCGTCATCGTCACCGACAGGACCACGGTGAAGGCGGGAGACACGATCGGAGTTGTCGCTCCGTCCGAATTGCTGCGTGTCGTGGCCAACGATGACGCCGTGGTGCGCCACTGA